The stretch of DNA CAAAGCGCTCTCCATCCCACGCGAGTGGACGCCGACGTCCGGCCTCCAGGACGAAGAGGAACGCGCTCCCCCGCTCGGGATGAATCTGCGGGCGATATCCCCGCGCTCTCACGCGCTCGCTCTCGGCCCGCAACGCCTCGCTCAAGTGCGGCCATTTGCGAACAGCACCTGAGAGAATGGGCGCCATCAGGCGTTTGATCCGATCGTCCGACGGGTCCAGCAGAATCAGCTCCACATCCGCATGGAGGCGCGCCATCGTGCGCGCGAACGCTTCGACGAGCGAGACGCCCGGCGCATAGGCCTCCTGCAGAAGAGCGGCGATCTCCGGCAAAAATTCCGAATCCGGGAGCGCGCGAAGGAGCATTTGGCGCACCCCTTCGATCCGTTCCTCAAGCACGAGCGCGCTCGCCGGCTTCCCCTCGTCGTCCGCCGATGTGGGGTACTGGATCTGCACCCACTCGCCTCCGCGTCCGAGAAGACCGCAACCGGTCACTTCCGCGAGATCGTGATCCTCGCTGTGAATCCAAAAGATCGGGACGGCTCGGATACCTAGCGCACGCAGGCGGCGCGCGACGGCGATGGCCGTCCACGCCTTGTAGAGTGTGAAGAGCGGTCCAGTGAAGAGCCCCGCTTGCTGGCCGGTGACGATAGCGACCGTCTCCGGCTCGGCCAACTCCTGAATGGCGGCGAGCGTCGCACTGCTGCTTCTCCACCGCGCATTCTGCTCTCGGAGGATTCGACAGAGCGCCTCTCGATCCAAGGCCCGCGCGGCCGCCTGACGCGCGCGCTCGCGAAGCGTTTCCACTTCGCCCTCTGAGAGAGGCCACAGCAGCCGTCCCCCCCGATAGAAGTCGGCGACCTTCTCGAAGTCGGCGAGGAAATCGAGGAAGAGAGGAGGAACCCCAGGAATACGCGCGAAGGCGAGCGCTTCTCTCTTCATCGCTCGACTCGCGCGAACCCGCGCGTCCACACCCGCTGAGGCATCGCCCACGTCATGGGATTATATCGGCGCGCGTCGGCGCGGGCAAACCAAACGGCTTCACAGGCGATACCACGTCGGACGGCGATCAGCGAAGAGATCATTGAGCGCCGTGACCCGCTTATCGCACGCGCGCATAGGGTCTATCTCGACCAAGCCCACGCGTTCTTCCTGAGACGTCGCCTGGACGAGGAGCGTCCCGTCGGGGGCGATGATCTGACTCTCTCCGGTGAAGGTCAAGCTTTGCGAGCCACGCGTCTCCGTGCCAATGCGGTTAGCCAAGATCCAGAAGACGCGATTCTCCAGCGCACGAACGCGCGTCGTGAGCTGTCCCAATCCCGGCAAGATCAAATTCGAGGGATGACAAATCACTTGTGCACCTTGCAGAGCCAGCGTCCGGGCCGCTTCCGGGAAGAAATGATCGAAGCACACGAGCAAGCCGACTTTCACCCCGTTCACGTTGAAGATCGGGAAGCCGAGATCGCCCGGATGGAAGAGCTCCTTCTCCTCGTGAAACAAATGCATCTTGCGGTAGATCCCGATGACGCCCTGCGGCCCGATCAAGACGGCGCTATTGTAGCAGCGATTGTTGACGCGTTCGGCGATCCCAATCACGATGTGGGTGCCGCGTCGCTGGGCGCACGCTTGAAGCTGGTCCGTCGTCGGACCAGGGACGGGTTCCGCCTGATGATACAGCTCTTCTCGGCTCGCGAAGAGATACCCCGTTGTCGCCAGCTCGGGCAAGACGACGAGATCAGCTTCCAGTCCTTCGAGAACGGCCGCCAGACGCTCTCGATTCTTCTCCACGGCTCCCTGCTCTGGGGCGAATTGATAAAAGGCGACGCGCATATCCCCTCCTTTCTGCGACTACGGCTGTGCGAGATCGGCGATCCGTCGCGCCAGATCAACGAGCCGCGCGCCTTCGAGATTCGACATGAGGACGACGGCCAATCGCTCCTCCGGCCGCATGTACAACACAGTGCTCACCCGTGGCTGTC from Blastocatellia bacterium encodes:
- the bshC gene encoding bacillithiol biosynthesis cysteine-adding enzyme BshC: MKREALAFARIPGVPPLFLDFLADFEKVADFYRGGRLLWPLSEGEVETLRERARQAAARALDREALCRILREQNARWRSSSATLAAIQELAEPETVAIVTGQQAGLFTGPLFTLYKAWTAIAVARRLRALGIRAVPIFWIHSEDHDLAEVTGCGLLGRGGEWVQIQYPTSADDEGKPASALVLEERIEGVRQMLLRALPDSEFLPEIAALLQEAYAPGVSLVEAFARTMARLHADVELILLDPSDDRIKRLMAPILSGAVRKWPHLSEALRAESERVRARGYRPQIHPERGSAFLFVLEAGRRRPLAWDGERFVLRGGEKAIGAEELLEEIARRPARFSPNVALRPLGQDAVLPTLAYVGGPSEIAYFAQLGPLYAAFDLPQPLLCPRLSLTLVEPRLAELLARYGLALTDLFAGIEVVQQRLLERTLDDVRRFEEAHRAVTEAVERLRPLLRDAEPTLERPLERTKEAMRRQIETLRQHYLQARARRDEVLSRQARRLVLALAPHGMLQERAMNAFYFLARYGARLFRMIREEQDLETRAHGVLFL
- a CDS encoding nitrilase is translated as MRVAFYQFAPEQGAVEKNRERLAAVLEGLEADLVVLPELATTGYLFASREELYHQAEPVPGPTTDQLQACAQRRGTHIVIGIAERVNNRCYNSAVLIGPQGVIGIYRKMHLFHEEKELFHPGDLGFPIFNVNGVKVGLLVCFDHFFPEAARTLALQGAQVICHPSNLILPGLGQLTTRVRALENRVFWILANRIGTETRGSQSLTFTGESQIIAPDGTLLVQATSQEERVGLVEIDPMRACDKRVTALNDLFADRRPTWYRL